One Longimicrobiales bacterium DNA window includes the following coding sequences:
- a CDS encoding type II toxin-antitoxin system VapC family toxin codes for MREGSERSSARGLRVRRCEAPAPAILLSELRNVLVGSVRGGLLDADDALGMLDDAGRILADRVAAVDGAAVFRSALDLGLSAYDAEFVVLARALGTPLVTEDHQILEAAPGVAVPLA; via the coding sequence ATGCGCGAAGGCTCCGAGCGGTCCTCCGCTCGGGGCCTTCGTGTTCGTCGCTGCGAGGCGCCTGCTCCGGCGATTCTCCTCAGTGAGCTACGGAACGTTCTCGTGGGGTCCGTGCGGGGAGGCTTGCTCGACGCGGATGATGCGCTCGGTATGCTGGATGATGCCGGACGGATTCTGGCGGACCGGGTGGCGGCTGTGGACGGAGCTGCGGTCTTTCGGTCCGCGCTCGACCTGGGGCTCAGCGCCTACGATGCAGAGTTCGTGGTGCTGGCGCGGGCCCTCGGTACGCCGCTGGTCACCGAGGACCACCAGATATTGGAAGCCGCCCCCGGGGTCGCGGTACCGCTCGCCTAG
- a CDS encoding dipeptidase — MKRSRRATAIALTVTALAALAAPVYAQESLEQRVERILSRVPLIDGHNDLPGKIRDIKTADGDVGLYDLRQRTEGDTDLPRLRTGMVGAQFWSVHVDVADPAPAKQQLEQIDIAHRIIEAYPDELEFAGSASDIRRVFGEGKIASMLGIEGGHVIENSLGALRAFYRAGVRYMGLTHFSNTDWADSGTDDVVQNGLSPFGEEVVREMNRLGMLVDLAHTSAATMSDALNVAEAPVIFSHAGAMALADHPRNVPDSILERMPGNGGVVMQVFFPPYLDVQDSIASISDVADHIEHIRDVAGINHVGLGSDFDGIPSYVDGLEDVSTFPALFMELARRGWSDEDLGKLAGENLLRVLRQSEATAMRLRRERSPSTRTIEEMDRGR, encoded by the coding sequence TTGAAGCGATCACGAAGAGCGACTGCAATCGCGCTCACGGTTACGGCGCTTGCCGCGCTGGCCGCACCCGTCTACGCACAGGAGAGCCTCGAACAGCGAGTCGAGCGCATCCTGTCTCGTGTCCCGCTTATCGACGGGCATAACGACCTCCCCGGCAAGATTCGGGACATCAAGACCGCAGATGGGGATGTCGGTCTTTATGATCTGAGGCAGAGGACCGAGGGGGATACCGACCTCCCGCGGTTACGGACGGGGATGGTCGGCGCGCAGTTTTGGTCCGTGCACGTCGACGTCGCAGACCCGGCACCAGCAAAACAGCAGCTCGAGCAGATCGATATCGCGCATCGGATTATCGAGGCGTATCCGGACGAGCTCGAGTTCGCGGGCAGCGCGTCGGACATCCGGCGCGTTTTCGGGGAGGGAAAGATCGCGTCGATGCTCGGGATCGAAGGCGGGCATGTCATTGAGAACTCTCTCGGTGCTCTGCGTGCGTTCTACCGAGCCGGCGTCCGTTATATGGGACTGACCCACTTCTCGAACACCGACTGGGCGGATTCTGGCACCGACGATGTCGTGCAGAACGGGCTCTCCCCGTTCGGCGAGGAGGTGGTTCGAGAGATGAACCGACTGGGTATGCTCGTGGATCTGGCGCATACGTCGGCCGCGACAATGAGCGACGCGCTCAACGTCGCCGAAGCGCCCGTCATCTTCTCGCACGCAGGTGCGATGGCGCTCGCCGATCACCCCCGCAATGTCCCGGACTCGATCCTGGAACGGATGCCGGGCAACGGCGGCGTCGTGATGCAGGTCTTCTTCCCGCCGTACCTCGACGTCCAGGACTCCATTGCTTCCATCTCGGATGTGGCTGACCACATCGAGCACATCAGGGACGTCGCGGGGATCAACCACGTCGGCCTAGGCTCCGACTTCGACGGGATTCCGTCCTACGTCGACGGCCTCGAAGACGTCTCCACCTTCCCGGCGCTCTTCATGGAATTGGCGCGCCGCGGATGGTCCGACGAGGACCTCGGGAAACTCGCGGGGGAGAACCTGCTCCGTGTGCTACGGCAGAGTGAAGCGACGGCAATGCGGCTCCGCCGGGAGCGCTCGCCGTCTACGAGGACGATCGAGGAGATGGATCGGGGGCGGTAG
- a CDS encoding sulfatase-like hydrolase/transferase, with translation MTPTRREFLRNTGAAGLALTVPGWITACAPGRRPTNIVLIFTDDQGYADLGVYGAEGFQTPHVDRLASEGMRFTDFYASEGVCSASRASLLTGCYAPRVSIFGALSPGSQVGLHEDEVTLAELLKPLGYATAAVGKWHLGHGPEFLPLRQGFDEYLGLPYSNDMWPVDYDGVPVGEGNKSQYPPLPLIDGSEVVETIDELADQDQLTTRYTERAVSFIDRASDGPFFLYLAHSMPHVPLGVSDKFRGTSEQGMYGDVIQEIDWSVGQVLEALDRNGVAEDTLVIYTSDNGPWLNYGNHAGSVGPLREGKGTALEGGPRVPAIMRWPGYIAPDSVCTKMASTIDVLPTVAAITGAALPEHPIDGVDILPLLKGDPSAHPRTEFWFFYTGELRAVREGRFKRVFEHRTRSYSGVEPGMDGHPGPYAFPTVPAALYDLDADIGESVDVSGEHPDVVARLDAMGERARAALGDRLTQQTGTEVRPPGRRSLGRPDTIEHLGVGATVMSATDSDPRYAGAGSGALVDGRAGSGDFRDGRWLAFDGVDLAVALDLGEARSVSRVGVDCLQVQSAWILLPRSLSVSVSADGEDWRSLPTLTVTPEPDTTVEARLLSVDVGGGPVRYIRVVAANRAILPDWHVGAGDTGWIFVDEIVVEGA, from the coding sequence GTGACACCCACCCGCAGAGAGTTCCTGAGAAACACCGGAGCCGCCGGCCTCGCGCTGACCGTACCCGGCTGGATCACCGCGTGCGCCCCCGGCAGGCGTCCGACGAACATCGTGCTGATCTTCACAGACGATCAGGGCTACGCGGACCTCGGGGTGTACGGCGCTGAAGGCTTCCAAACGCCGCATGTGGACCGCCTAGCCTCCGAAGGCATGCGCTTCACGGACTTCTACGCGTCGGAGGGTGTGTGTTCGGCGTCGCGGGCGTCGCTCCTGACCGGATGCTACGCGCCGCGGGTGTCGATTTTTGGGGCGTTGAGCCCAGGGTCCCAAGTGGGGCTGCACGAAGACGAGGTGACCCTTGCGGAGCTCCTCAAGCCGCTTGGCTACGCCACCGCGGCGGTCGGGAAGTGGCACTTAGGGCACGGACCCGAGTTTCTGCCGCTGCGCCAAGGCTTTGACGAGTACCTCGGCCTTCCGTACTCAAACGACATGTGGCCGGTCGACTACGACGGTGTGCCCGTGGGGGAGGGCAACAAGAGCCAGTATCCACCGCTGCCCCTCATCGACGGATCCGAGGTTGTGGAGACTATCGACGAACTCGCGGACCAGGACCAACTGACGACGCGCTACACGGAACGTGCCGTGAGCTTCATCGACCGCGCTTCCGATGGCCCGTTCTTCCTCTACCTCGCCCATTCGATGCCCCACGTGCCGCTCGGTGTGTCGGACAAGTTCCGAGGCACGAGTGAGCAGGGCATGTACGGGGACGTGATCCAGGAGATCGACTGGTCTGTGGGTCAGGTGCTGGAGGCGCTCGACCGGAACGGCGTCGCCGAGGATACCCTCGTGATCTACACGAGCGACAATGGCCCGTGGCTCAACTACGGGAACCACGCGGGATCCGTGGGGCCGCTGCGGGAAGGCAAGGGCACGGCGTTAGAAGGCGGACCGCGCGTGCCGGCCATCATGCGTTGGCCCGGCTACATCGCGCCTGACTCGGTTTGTACGAAGATGGCCTCGACAATCGACGTCCTGCCGACGGTGGCGGCCATCACTGGCGCTGCGCTCCCCGAGCATCCGATCGACGGCGTGGACATCCTACCGCTACTGAAGGGCGATCCGTCGGCACACCCGCGCACCGAGTTCTGGTTCTTCTATACGGGCGAGCTCCGGGCTGTACGCGAAGGCCGCTTCAAGCGTGTCTTCGAACACCGGACGCGATCCTACTCGGGCGTGGAGCCAGGGATGGACGGACACCCCGGCCCGTATGCCTTCCCGACTGTGCCGGCCGCGCTCTACGACCTCGACGCCGACATCGGCGAGTCGGTCGACGTTTCGGGTGAGCATCCGGACGTTGTAGCTCGCCTCGACGCGATGGGCGAGCGGGCCCGCGCGGCCTTGGGCGATCGGCTCACGCAGCAAACCGGGACCGAGGTTCGCCCCCCGGGCAGGCGCTCTCTCGGCAGGCCGGACACTATCGAGCATCTGGGTGTCGGGGCGACGGTGATGAGCGCGACGGACTCGGACCCGCGCTATGCAGGCGCGGGCTCAGGGGCCTTGGTGGACGGCCGGGCAGGCTCCGGCGACTTCCGTGACGGACGCTGGCTCGCCTTCGACGGTGTCGATCTCGCCGTCGCGCTCGATCTGGGAGAAGCGCGCTCCGTTTCGCGGGTGGGTGTGGACTGCCTGCAGGTTCAGTCCGCGTGGATTCTGCTGCCCAGAAGCCTCTCCGTGAGCGTTTCGGCAGACGGCGAAGACTGGCGGTCACTCCCCACGCTCACCGTGACGCCGGAGCCGGACACGACGGTGGAGGCGCGGCTTCTGTCCGTCGACGTCGGCGGCGGACCCGTGCGGTACATACGGGTGGTGGCCGCCAACCGGGCCATCCTGCCCGATTGGCATGTCGGTGCGGGCGATACCGGTTGGATCTTCGTGGACGAGATCGTGGTGGAGGGGGCTTAA